In Desulfosediminicola ganghwensis, a single window of DNA contains:
- a CDS encoding serine protein kinase PrkA — protein sequence MPAQGTNTLHNHIGAVKKGERVFENAFQSVSRMILDREIDKVVVNGKTTFDFNIFREGRKHIIGMYDEINSFVSFVKDAAQGGSSKEMAYVLVGEPGNGKTFLVEYLCAMYRDFLAEPGNHKYTFRFKYLDKIGDYGNIKIIESQTYEDPMILAMNLLENKGESKEYLQKKYRSTSAMIDEWYENYRPLGACSAYIWNDIRDYTDGQVDKMLEFIDIVRVPLVESLGTVTGKYPAKDKITSSAVDLLGEESIQRLLHITDTNNPFRFDLRRGALARVAGGGIHFSDEIYKNKKDLVQVYLGVIQNRTIEIDGYRWPIDTLIIATSNNSEFNRFLAEKEEAPIIDRCRICYVSHNTNYKLQSDLTAYAIGDESKTTLTGDVMHQDPNLNYAASVAVVLTRLPRSEKLTPIETMKLASGEVAGEKSLKTLSEVIDILNQDHDITKRFGQKGLGQRNLGRTMQLMLESSETNEGKCMFAYDVFRSLERIVLDYVSEANDRAKFLDDLKIARGLYRERILTEMFNAYMDEPLAIRKDVLNYVNMIIGIDAENLGADKMWKYKNPQTGELLAIKIDERYIDSVEDRLGLKTREQKDSFRTSIRKVYGQKISVDPNYDFMDNLELVKAVTDVRLKSDIAGAGSLIGALANRTNEENQKLYDRMIDTMLNKLGYCPTCAQKTIEYFCTQVDEN from the coding sequence ATGCCAGCCCAAGGGACGAATACACTCCATAACCATATTGGTGCGGTCAAAAAGGGAGAGCGAGTATTTGAAAACGCCTTTCAAAGTGTCAGTCGAATGATCCTCGACCGGGAAATAGACAAGGTGGTGGTAAACGGTAAAACCACTTTTGACTTCAACATCTTCAGAGAAGGAAGGAAACATATCATCGGCATGTACGATGAGATTAATTCCTTTGTCTCCTTCGTGAAAGATGCGGCCCAGGGCGGTTCATCCAAAGAGATGGCATATGTGCTGGTGGGTGAACCTGGAAATGGTAAGACCTTTCTGGTCGAATACCTGTGTGCCATGTATCGCGATTTCCTGGCAGAGCCGGGAAACCACAAGTATACCTTTCGGTTCAAATATCTCGATAAGATCGGGGACTACGGCAATATCAAAATTATTGAGTCCCAGACTTACGAAGATCCCATGATTTTGGCGATGAACCTCTTGGAAAATAAAGGGGAGTCAAAAGAGTACCTGCAGAAAAAATATCGCTCGACCAGCGCCATGATTGACGAGTGGTATGAAAACTACAGACCGCTTGGTGCCTGCTCCGCCTATATCTGGAACGATATACGGGACTATACGGACGGCCAGGTCGACAAGATGCTCGAGTTTATCGATATCGTGAGAGTGCCTCTGGTTGAGAGCCTGGGCACGGTGACCGGTAAATATCCTGCCAAGGATAAAATCACCTCTTCGGCGGTAGATCTGCTGGGGGAGGAGTCTATTCAGCGGTTGTTGCATATCACTGACACCAATAATCCATTTCGCTTTGATTTGCGGCGTGGCGCCCTGGCAAGGGTGGCTGGCGGAGGTATTCATTTCAGTGATGAGATTTACAAAAACAAGAAAGATCTGGTGCAGGTCTATCTGGGCGTAATCCAGAACAGGACCATTGAGATTGACGGTTATAGATGGCCGATTGATACGCTTATCATCGCTACTTCAAACAACTCTGAGTTCAATCGCTTTCTGGCAGAAAAGGAAGAGGCGCCCATTATCGATCGCTGCCGTATCTGCTATGTCTCGCATAATACCAACTATAAATTGCAGAGTGATCTGACTGCTTACGCTATAGGTGATGAGTCGAAGACTACCCTGACCGGCGATGTGATGCATCAGGACCCGAACCTGAATTACGCAGCTTCAGTAGCGGTGGTTCTCACCAGGCTGCCAAGATCTGAGAAACTGACACCTATCGAAACCATGAAGCTGGCGTCGGGGGAGGTTGCTGGAGAGAAGAGTCTTAAAACTCTTTCTGAGGTAATTGATATCCTGAACCAGGATCATGACATTACCAAACGTTTTGGCCAGAAGGGGCTGGGGCAGCGAAATCTCGGCCGCACAATGCAGCTGATGCTTGAATCAAGTGAGACCAACGAGGGCAAATGTATGTTTGCCTATGATGTCTTCAGGTCTCTGGAGCGAATCGTTCTCGACTACGTGAGCGAGGCAAATGATCGGGCAAAATTCCTGGACGATTTGAAAATAGCACGGGGCCTGTACCGGGAACGTATTCTGACAGAGATGTTCAATGCGTATATGGATGAACCGCTGGCGATACGAAAAGATGTTTTGAACTATGTGAACATGATCATAGGCATCGATGCAGAGAATCTGGGGGCGGATAAAATGTGGAAGTATAAAAATCCCCAGACCGGTGAACTGCTGGCGATCAAGATTGACGAGCGGTATATCGACTCGGTGGAAGACCGGCTCGGCCTGAAGACAAGAGAGCAGAAAGATTCGTTCAGAACCTCGATCAGGAAGGTATATGGCCAGAAGATCTCCGTTGATCCGAATTATGACTTTATGGACAATCTGGAGCTGGTCAAGGCTGTAACCGATGTGCGGTTGAAGTCTGATATTGCCGGGGCCGGCAGTCTCATCGGAGCATTGGCCAACCGGACAAACGAGGAGAACCAGAAGCTGTATGACAGGATGATCGATACCATGCTCAATAAGCTCGGTTATTGCCCAACCTGTGCCCAGAAGACCATCGAGTATTTCTGTACCCAGGTGGACGAAAACTAG